TTAGGCTCTTAATTGCTGGTACGCAAGCTGGTGGTTTGATTGGACTGAATGGTCAAAATATTGAGAAACTAAGGAACTCCTCTGGAGCTTCTATTACAGTTCTTGCTCAAAGTCAGTTACCTTTATGTGCATCTGCTCATGAGTCTGATCGAGTGGTGCAGGTAAAAACCAAGTTACTGTGCTGATTTAGTTGAAACTTGAAGTGTCATAATGTGAAATTAACCTTGCTAGAGTGCAAATGACATattgtcttcttcttctctttgacATCTTTTTTTTCAGTTTAAAATAATGGTCACTAGTCAGACGAAAATCTGTTTTTGAACATAATGAGGGAAATGTAATTTTAGTTTCTTggtttgttttgaggaaatagAACTAATGATTGTTTGCCCATGGTGGCTTGTGGCTTCATTTGACTGCCTATATGAGATGATGTTGAGATGTCTAATTTTACCTGATCTGCAAACCAAGGGGTATTTCTGCAGAAATTGTACGAGTCAATACAAAAAGCCAGAGTTTTAGGGAAAATGATTGCGCgtcatttgcttgttttctgttgaattttgaattttgctcCATTACATGTCAAATGTAGGTTTCTGGAGACATTGATACAGTCCTGAAGGCTGTTGTGGAGATTGGATGTCAACTGAGGTATATTACAGCTTTGGTTAATTCCGATCAATTTATCGTCTCACTTTCTTACTTCATACTTATATGTAAAAATTGTGCAGGGATAATCCACCTAAACAAGTAATTTCCATCAATCCATCCTATACTCCCGGCTTCAATCGCCAACCTCATCAATACGTTGATCCAGCTTCAGGTTGCCTaatcttttttgtatttatataaaaactGCTGCATTCTGCTGCTGTATGCAATGTTAATATTTTTCTCATAACGGCATGATCTTTAGGACAACCACTCTTGCAGCTGAATATGTAAATCTGGAGATTATGGTTCCTGAATCAATGGTTGGAGGCTTAATTGGACGGTGTGGTTCCAACATTTCAAGAATCAGAACTGAGTCAGGAGCAACTATTAAGGTATGTTGGCTCTCTCTGTCATCTCTTTTCTTGTATGCAAGAGATCAACTTTTGATTACTGCTCTTGAGGGCTGTCATTTATTTGCACTAGTACCTGAGTTTCATTACACCTTACAAATTAGTGATGTTCAAGCTTCCTGCACGTggattaatttattttttcaagtgTAGGACTCCCACCTCTGTGGATTTGGTGAATTTGAACTCTATCTCCTCTTCAGATGTGTTAATGAAATGTTATGCGTGTGATACTTGTGATAGAATAGTTGTATACTTTGGGCTTTCGGACCATGTTCAAGTGTGGATCTGAAATCTCCTTCTGCTGTACTTTTTGCTTTGGCAGGTTTATGGTGCAAAGGGTGAACAAACTCAAAGGCAAATTCATTTGGGTGGTAGTGCTCAACAGGTGAACATTGCTCGTCTGTGATATAAGTTTCTGGTTTTTACAGTACTAAGAAAAACAACACCCACCATCCATTCTATGCCCCctcccccccccaaaaaaccaaaaaacaaaaaaaaaaaaagcatcaaTAAGGGCTATTTGTGCTTTTTTTGTGGACTGATGTATGAGAATCCATCTTGAAACCTTGTGAAGCAGTGAAATAAATTACCCATGAGAATACGGAAATTTAGTTTGTTAACCCTCTATCAAAATCTATAAGTTGTTAAGCTGTACTAATTGCTGATCCATGTAATCTGATTGAGAGTTGATACCAATTACAGGGGTAGTTCAATGATGTttatttttctctcaaaattttgtTGTATTTGAAATAGCGAATTTACTTGGATTGATTTAGAAGTCTCTCACTATCTAATTTCTACTCCTCACAGGTTAGCCTAGCAAAGCAGAGAATTGATGAATATGTTTATTCCCAGTTGATGCTACAATCCGGTGTACAGCCATCaatgtaatttttatttttatttcgtATAGTCTtcactttatcatttatttGGGGCCTTCTGGACCTGCAATTGAAATTGGAATCTCTCTTAGAATGACCGTACATCTAACAAGGATGTATGTTTTGTGTTGTCTTGTGTGATGCAGACCTGCTGTGTCCAACACATTGTTCCAAGCAAATAGTTATCTCCAAGCAAATACTTTATTGCAAGGTTATGGACACAATAGTGGACTTTATATAAGCAGGTTAATGTCCTAAAACTCTATGCTAGGACTTGCATGTGCATGCTTTTGGTTCCTTTATGTTTGTGGTTTTTTTAAGTGTGGGCAAGTTTGTAGCTTAACAAGCATAAGCACTTGTGTTCACTTTGTATGGAACTGCAGGCAGGTACCTTGTATTGCAGTGAATATCTATGCTTGTAGACCTAACAATCTCTAATTGTCAAAATTCGTCGTGTCTTGGTGGCAACTGTTGTCACTGTAGGATCTAGGGAAGGCAGATGACTGTTGTTTCTATTGTCATTATTCAATATTACTATACACATGGGTGGAGTtcgaaagaaaaattttgttaaCAATACCTTTTGGATTTATGATTTCTGTGAGGCTTATACGAGAGTTTTTCAGATGTGATTTCGCCAATCTTTCCTAGAAAGCTAGTTTTCTGTACCTGTGCATGATGCTAGCTTTCGATTGCTTTGGGgcaagcttctttttttttttggcttaattataaaattaaattcATTGCCAATTGTCTCCTAAAATTTTTTATGCTTATTTTCAGGACAACTATGTGTAATTCTTTTCCTGAATTAGAAAGGAACTGAGCATATCTTCTGATGATTCAATTTAGAACATTCATGAAAGCTTTCCATGTGTTGAGAAGTCAAAGCTAAATCTTCCTATCctcaatttctgttttcatacAGAGATTCCAGATCTATATTGTCTTGAACTTACTACCTGTGCTTTTGGAAACTAGAAAATGCTCACCCGCTCTATGGTTTTGCAGTAATCCTGGAACGGCTATGATGCCATCTCACGCTCCAGTATATCCATCAACCACTGCAGACCAGGCGGCTGCTTACTATGGACAGTCATTCCAGGCACCGCCAATATAAGTCCAAAGTGGCGGCGGCGTTAAGTTAGGGACGAGATAACCAGTGTACAAACTTGTGGACTATTGTAGTGTGAACTTATTCGTTATACTGTAATTTTGTAATCTTGTGGTTTGTCTCAAAAGACACGCttattagtgtttttttttatctttttgatTATTTTCTGCCCAACCCAGAGTTGTCCTTTGGAGATAATAAAAGTTTCTAGTGAATTTTAAAGGTGCATTTTTATAGTGCCTTCTCATATGCATGTTAAATTTGTCTGGTATGAGTTAAGCAGTGTTTTTTTTCACCTCTGCCCTCTCAATTTGTATTGTCCCTTCTCTATTCcttttgattacttttgatGGGATATGGAACCTGGTTGGTCGTGCGCATTCACTAGGTAACTGGGTCGGGGAAGTGGATAGAATTGATCTCTTTTGAGGGGAAAAGTGATGGGGTTGCTAGATTCATTAGGTGACCGGGAACCTGGTTGGCAAAAGCATTGAGATCATACGGATTTAGTTCATATGCTTATGTGCCGTTTAATTTCTGGAAGTCACATTGCCTTTGAGGTCGATACCGGATAACAAAGCCCAACGGTAAAACTTATTCATTGgtttaacaatatatatattttatagatGCTACTGAAATCCAAATATCCTGATACTGACATTCAGATCTTCAAAACAAGTAGTAGTTCATACAGAAATTTAATTGTTACATAATATCATTCTGAATTTTGGGCTAGTCCTCATCTCCTTGACACGTTGCAGCTTGCCAAGGGAGAAAGACCTATAACCCAGGCTAAATTTGATCTcaaggaagaaatttttttttaaaaaaaatttatataatgaCTTCCACTGTACAGTCAATGATGTACCAGCAATCTACAGAATATAAAAACTATACCCTACAAATAAGCCTATACTGCAGGCCTCTGAGTTTTTAGCCCAAACAAGTTCTCAAACAATTTAGGGGCCATGGGGGGAATGTCCGCTGGTAGGGGAGCCATAAAATTGACAAGCTTTTCATGGACGTGATACCTGCACATAGATATCTGAAACTTTATCCAAATGAAAAACAACTACATTTGGCGCTCATCAAGGTGAAACAGAATAAATAGTACATGCTGGCAACTCAACAAGCTAACCAGCTGGGTAACTTACCGAATCTTACGACTTTTTGAGGCGCGTCGatcaacaattttccttttcttagccTGTAGCCTTCTTACAGCATAAAATGCCGCCTCTGTTTCATGATAAAATACATTACCTCAGCTGGCATTTATATATTAGGTTACTaaacaagaagtttcaaaaggTAAAAGAAAAGCGTTCTCAAAACTTTTAGGGGCAATTTGTCTATGCTTGGCAAACCAGTACTAGACATAGGAGTCCAACAGGCAAGTTTTGGGCTATCTCGAAAATGTATCGATTTCTAGAGATTCACAACTTTGAATAACCAGATGTAATATTTTCTATTGGAGTAAAACATTTCCCACACAGATAACAGTAACTATCTTGACATGCCCTTCACAAAATGCAGAACAAGGATAACAAGCGTACAAAGacaattattgaaaaaaaaaaatacacgaTAAAAAGAATCCTTCTGTTTGCTGATATACGATATACTAGAAAGTTTACCTGATGAATTTGGGTCCACTGTCTCAAAGAACTCCTTCAACAGTTGCTGATAGAAGTCAGAGTCATCCAGCAATTCAGGGTCACCACCTGTGCTTATAACCTGATGAGAGTTAAAAGATTAGACCTAACAAAATGCACTATCATACGTGCTTTGGATTACCCTATATAGCACTCTAGGCATCTGTGAGGGAACAGGAACATCAATTATTTCAGACTAGCAGAGTAAGGTGGAACTATGCAGAGCTCTACACCAGCAAAAAATAAATGAGCAATTGCTGTAACATTAGCTTTTGACATCGCATATCAAGCAATAAATTCTGCAACCCCATGATGCTTCCAAACATATGTTTGGGTCACATTCGTTAACGTCAAGGAATAATAGTCCAAACAATTTGAGATATCACGAAGAGAAGTGATAAAAGGTTTAAACGGTTTACAAAAGCAGgtaacttgaattttaagcacgTATCCAGCGGTTTTCAACAACCTGATTCCACTGAAAAACCATTTTGTATATACTGCAGAATGAACTTATACCAACAAATTTCTTCATTATTTGGGTAAATTACACATAAATCCCATGGTTTCACCATTGTCACATGACCCCctaaacatttcaaaatatccatttcacccCATATACTTCCAtgtaaagtgaaaacttgacggAAAATAGCGTCTATAATGTCGTTAGTTGAAATACCAGTATTTCCCTTAAGTATTAAATCGAACAACGGTCTGACCACCTTGCACAAAACTATGGGACAATATATGGATAAATGCTAAAACCACAAGGGGGTAAAGTAGACATTCATGCAAACTATAAGGGGGTTAAGTGAATATTATGATTCAGTCATACATTTTTGGACTGCATTTGGTTCAATATCTGTAACCTGTGGTGCTTTCTGTCCATTTTCCACTTACATAAAACTACAAGGTGTTATATGGCTATTTTGAGGTACCATTATGCAAAACCACGGGGTTACATGTAATTTATCTTCATTATTTTAATCAAACAAGTTGAAGCTTAATCCTAGAATAACCACAGAAACCAAGTCATCAGAGCCAGGTGATACCTCTGGCTGATTATGAACAGTAGAACCCAGAACCTGTAAGAGACGAGCAAAGAACTAGTTTATAATTCCAACATACTATATTGCAAAGCAGATAAAGAGGGAATTCCAGATTCAGAAGCTAATCATTGCAATTGGGAAACCAAATATTACATTTCCAAATTGAGCAACTGCCGATCTATCCTGTTGCATTCCCTTGATCATTTTACTTGGATCCCTCATATACAGAGCCACTTGTTCACTAATGTTCTGCAAAAATCAACATGATCACTCTAACTGGCTATGCTTTTAGCTGCATCACGGCACATTATACAAGAACTTGGACTAAACCTGGTTGAACGCGTGTAACCTCCCTTTGAAAGAGGCAGCTCCACTTGTCACCTGGGTCTTCCTCTGCCATTTATCTATCGATTTGTTCCTAAAAGAAGCCATCCTGCATTATCGAACACAAGTAAGATATCAATTGACACCAATGGTGCAACTTATGAGTAAAAATGCTCAAGTCTAAAACAATAGTACAATTATTTACACGGAGAAGAATTTATGTGTGCAGAAAATACAAGCAACCATATGCACTTCATAGTTTGGAGAACGGAAATAATTGCCAATATTGCAGGAATTACATGGATCAACAAAATTACATTACATCAAATTGCGGAAAAGAAGAAGCATCTCCATCAACAGATCAATAATTCCATGCCATTTAAGTAAATTAAGTAATGTGTCAGATCCATCTTTCTCCTCAGACTTCAAAAGAAAGTAGAGTTGCATTTAATATCACCATGCGTATGCACAAAATGATGATAAATAGATCCCAATAAAAGGGGAAAATTTTTGCTACTCCCTAATAATCTACCCGGAAGTTAGCttgtttgaaacaaaaaaaaaaaaaaaaacttccaaaAGCAGCTATCAAATGATACAAGCTTCAATTTTTTGCAGTTATTAGGGCCTGAATTTCTTTTGCTCGATGAAGAATATAATCTGGACTTAAAGACTCCCATGCCATTATTGTACACTTGCAGGCTATAAACATTTTTTACAGGGGTAATCTTGTAGGTCTGGTTTACCTAAAGAACACATAGATTTCTCTCTCAAAGTGAATATGCTAATAATATGTGTATGAAACCAAGTGAGGAGGCCTTCTATATTAGTTAAAGTACCTCAGCTGCATCTCAGAGATCCGCAACCATTCTTCATCACCTTCCCCATTTGAGTTTCCTGAAGCTTCTAGATAATTAGAATTCTTAGCAGAGCCGGCTGTGGAGGAGAAAATTTTAGCCATCAAATATGCATATATCAGGATCCATTCGAGAAAATAAATTAGATCAAACAAATCAATAAACAGACTCAAACCAAAGTACACGCTTAATGGGATTACTATGTTGTGCTTATAATGGAATACATGAACTTTTCTGAGCAAGGGGTGGAACCATGTACAATCAGAAGAAACTTCATTACCCAGATCCGAAAACTGGAACAGTAAGAGTTGCCAAAAACCATATATTTTATTAACCTTGGGCAACTGGACAACATACCTAGTGGGCAGGCAAAGAAAACTCACATTGTGCTTCAGAAATACAGTATTAGCATCTTACATACCAAAAAGGTGCTAAAAAGTACCAGATTAAACACCAAAAGTGACTAACTTATTCCCCATTACTGACTAAGGTCCGATATTGAAcagccaaagaaaaaaaaaggaaaacctcaCATAGTCCCACATTGGCATAAATCACTGGAAAATAACTTATTGTACCTTCTGCAGACTGAGCAATAGTAGGATTCTTGTCTAGCAGTACCTGTTTAAAACACAGGGACTATTTGGTCAGAACAAGGAATTGATAATTTCAAAGAAATCCAGTGCTGTTGCGTCTCATTAACATTGCTATACCAAAAAGCTTTGTCGGAGTTGCTACGTTCAGAAGtgagaaaatttttttaccaTACTGTTACCTCCTGTAACTCGAGAATAGAGTCTAATGTTTTTTGCGATGAAGTGATTAGATCCGAATATGCTTCATTAACCCCAGTTTCCAAGCTACAAAAAGAGGACTTGATTGGCTCCTACATCATAGAGGAATTCTTCATTAGTGCATGCATTTCCACACATGAAGAGATACAAGGGCGTATAATTCAAGTTAAACTAAACCTGTGGAAGCCTGTTGGAATATGAAAATGCCTTTTGCAACAAAAATCTAAACTCCAGAGTCTTGTCCCAAAGAGCCTTCACAGAAAGAAGACATGTAAATCGCAGACAATTATAATAACTTAAAAATAAACACAATCTATGAAAGCTATATGAAAGTGAGGTTACAAGAAAATGACATTCACTTAAATCAAAGGgtgaaaagataagattgcttgATGGCTATAACATACAAGCAAAACAACTTCATACCTTCTGATTTTTCACTGCACGACCTATTAGAAGATCCTCATCCTTATGGCGCTTTAGGTTCTTTAAAACATCTCTGTGCAATTAATAGAAAAAGAACTGAATACAGTTAAAGGGTAAATAGATTAACAGGAAGCTGTAAGCAATAAAACTTTTATTAACATCCTTTTTttaaattggctaattttttcaCAAGTAAAATGGCTGACTTTCTTTAAGCATGTAACAAGATTGAAAAATATTGTGTTTGGATGGGAATTATTTgccaaaaaattattttcttgcatcgcaaacacattttccaacacacctttttattttcccaatgacctttttatctcacatacatcacattgcAAAAAGTGCTACAGCAATTATTCCAAAtactaatatttcaaataatctcctatccaaacacgcATTGTTTCTCTTCAAAAGTGCCATTTAGCAATGCTTAGAAGCACAATACACACATGATCAGCAGCATACACACACGGATAAATCCAGTATGGCAACATCTAGTCAGCAGTTAGCAgctcaaaaataaaaatggcaTGTCAAATACATTAAAAATTGTTAACGAATAAATCCCATTAGCTACGTAGCACTAACTGCTAGATGAATCTTCACAAGATGGAAAGACTTGCGTATATCATGAATGAGAACAAACCTGTATGCTTAGTTATTTCTAAAAGCCTTCCTTGCTTACCATTCCATTTAATCCCTAAATTCATAACTTCAAAAGTGTTCACGAGTTCAACAACTAACAAATCCTGGATTGACAATAAAACCACAAGTTCATTTAAGGTTTTAAATATTGACGTGCAGCTCCAAAAAATATACAAACTTAGCAAAACTGAGACCAATCCAATTCCAATATATCCACACAGACACATGGGGTGCATTTTCCACTCATAATTATGTAAACAATACACAGGCACATAAGCATAAAAGATGCTTTGTTTGAAAATAAAGAGGATCTTACCAATCCAATTCCAATATATCCACACAGACACATGGGGTGCATTTTCCACTCATAATTATGTAAACAATACACAGGCACATAAGCATAAAAGATGCTTTGTTTGAAAATAAAGAGGATCTTACTGCTCCGCATGTTGAAGCTCCATATATTCTTTCTCTAGCTGTGCCATCTCCTCATCCTTTTGTTCATTGATTCCCTCTTtcccctcttcttcttcttcttcatcatcatcatcatcatcctcttcatctccatctccatcttcatcatcttcatcatgactctcttcttttccttcccaACCATTCTCATCGCTATCATAGTCATCACTATGGCCCTAAATATAACAGAGAGTCAATCATTCAACCATAAAAGAACAATAAAGCAAAATCTCATCCCCCTAAGAATCCACATAAGAAactaacaaaaagaaaaaaaaggcaagaaatCAAATGAAACTAACATCAGGTAACACATCATTCTTCATGGTGTCCCTGTCTTCATCAAATTCAGATCCACTATGACTCTCACTCTCTTCTTCTGTTGTTCGCCGTCTCTTCAAATGCTTCCCCATCTCCTTAAAATCCTAAATGCCCAAACAccaaaccacaaaaaaaaacaacaaacatTAGTTTTGTGGATGCGACATGATTAACAGCAGGTCAAGCAAAGGCgcggaaaaaaaaagtgataaattAATATGATTTTGTTCTCACTTCATAAAATTCACT
This portion of the Coffea arabica cultivar ET-39 chromosome 2e, Coffea Arabica ET-39 HiFi, whole genome shotgun sequence genome encodes:
- the LOC113731986 gene encoding uncharacterized protein isoform X2 → MGKHLKRRRTTEEESESHSGSEFDEDRDTMKNDVLPDGHSDDYDSDENGWEGKEESHDEDDEDGDGDEEDDDDDDEEEEEEGKEGINEQKDEEMAQLEKEYMELQHAEQDVLKNLKRHKDEDLLIGRAVKNQKALWDKTLEFRFLLQKAFSYSNRLPQEPIKSSFCSLETGVNEAYSDLITSSQKTLDSILELQEVLLDKNPTIAQSAEAGSAKNSNYLEASGNSNGEGDEEWLRISEMQLRMASFRNKSIDKWQRKTQVTSGAASFKGRLHAFNQNISEQVALYMRDPSKMIKGMQQDRSAVAQFGNVLGSTVHNQPEVISTGGDPELLDDSDFYQQLLKEFFETVDPNSSEAAFYAVRRLQAKKRKIVDRRASKSRKIRYHVHEKLVNFMAPLPADIPPMAPKLFENLFGLKTQRPAV
- the LOC113731986 gene encoding uncharacterized protein isoform X1 — its product is MDFKEMGKHLKRRRTTEEESESHSGSEFDEDRDTMKNDVLPDGHSDDYDSDENGWEGKEESHDEDDEDGDGDEEDDDDDDEEEEEEGKEGINEQKDEEMAQLEKEYMELQHAEQDVLKNLKRHKDEDLLIGRAVKNQKALWDKTLEFRFLLQKAFSYSNRLPQEPIKSSFCSLETGVNEAYSDLITSSQKTLDSILELQEVLLDKNPTIAQSAEAGSAKNSNYLEASGNSNGEGDEEWLRISEMQLRMASFRNKSIDKWQRKTQVTSGAASFKGRLHAFNQNISEQVALYMRDPSKMIKGMQQDRSAVAQFGNVLGSTVHNQPEVISTGGDPELLDDSDFYQQLLKEFFETVDPNSSEAAFYAVRRLQAKKRKIVDRRASKSRKIRYHVHEKLVNFMAPLPADIPPMAPKLFENLFGLKTQRPAV
- the LOC113731985 gene encoding uncharacterized protein isoform X2, which codes for MAQSQYPNETLVNPNTPAQLSAASVPATSSTTASPPGAAAAAASAMPSVIEDPPRSNTLKRPREDDSEAEAAGTSVDAPALKRRVKVTQDVLYRIVVPSRQIGKVIGRVGHRIQKIREDTKANIKIADAIARHEERVIIISSKDSDNIFCDAEMALHHIVNLILKDDDVNVEPQKVAAGHVAANTIRLLIAGTQAGGLIGLNGQNIEKLRNSSGASITVLAQSQLPLCASAHESDRVVQVSGDIDTVLKAVVEIGCQLRDNPPKQVISINPSYTPGFNRQPHQYVDPASAEYVNLEIMVPESMVGGLIGRCGSNISRIRTESGATIKVYGAKGEQTQRQIHLGGSAQQVSLAKQRIDEYVYSQLMLQSGVQPSIPAVSNTLFQANSYLQANTLLQGYGHNSGLYISRTTMCNSFPELERN
- the LOC113731986 gene encoding uncharacterized protein isoform X5; protein product: MGKHLKRRRTTEEESESHSGSEFDEDRDTMKNDVLPDGHSDDYDSDENGWEGKEESHDEDDEDGDGDEEDDDDDDEEEEEEGKEGINEQKDEEMAQLEKEYMELQHAEQDVLKNLKRHKDEDLLIGRAVKNQKALWDKTLEFRFLLQKAFSYSNRLPQEPIKSSFCSLETGVNEAYSDLITSSQKTLDSILELQEVLLDKNPTIAQSAEAGSAKNSNYLEASGNSNGEGDEEWLRISEMQLRMASFRNKSIDKWQRKTQVTSGAASFKGRLHAFNQNISEQVALYMRDPSKMIKGMQQDRSAVAQFGNVISTGGDPELLDDSDFYQQLLKEFFETVDPNSSEAAFYAVRRLQAKKRKIVDRRASKSRKIRYHVHEKLVNFMAPLPADIPPMAPKLFENLFGLKTQRPAV
- the LOC113731985 gene encoding uncharacterized protein isoform X1 translates to MAQSQYPNETLVNPNTPAQLSAASVPATSSTTASPPGAAAAAASAMPSVIEDPPRSNTLKRPREDDSEAEAAGTSVDAPALKRRVKVTQDVLYRIVVPSRQIGKVIGRVGHRIQKIREDTKANIKIADAIARHEERVIIISSKDSDNIFCDAEMALHHIVNLILKDDDVNVEPQKVAAGHVAANTIRLLIAGTQAGGLIGLNGQNIEKLRNSSGASITVLAQSQLPLCASAHESDRVVQVSGDIDTVLKAVVEIGCQLRDNPPKQVISINPSYTPGFNRQPHQYVDPASAEYVNLEIMVPESMVGGLIGRCGSNISRIRTESGATIKVYGAKGEQTQRQIHLGGSAQQVSLAKQRIDEYVYSQLMLQSGVQPSIPAVSNTLFQANSYLQANTLLQGYGHNSGLYISSNPGTAMMPSHAPVYPSTTADQAAAYYGQSFQAPPI
- the LOC113731986 gene encoding uncharacterized protein isoform X3, translating into MDFKEMGKHLKRRRTTEEESESHSGSEFDEDRDTMKNDVLPDGHSDDYDSDENGWEGKEESHDEDDEDGDGDEEDDDDDDEEEEEEGKEGINEQKDEEMAQLEKEYMELQHAEQDVLKNLKRHKDEDLLIGRAVKNQKALWDKTLEFRFLLQKAFSYSNRLPQEPIKSSFCSLETGVNEAYSDLITSSQKTLDSILELQEVLLDKNPTIAQSAEAGSAKNSNYLEASGNSNGEGDEEWLRISEMQLRMASFRNKSIDKWQRKTQVTSGAASFKGRLHAFNQNISEQVALYMRDPSKMIKGMQQDRSAVAQFGNVISTGGDPELLDDSDFYQQLLKEFFETVDPNSSEAAFYAVRRLQAKKRKIVDRRASKSRKIRYHVHEKLVNFMAPLPADIPPMAPKLFENLFGLKTQRPAV
- the LOC113731986 gene encoding uncharacterized protein isoform X4, which translates into the protein MDFKEMGKHLKRRRTTEEESESHSGSEFDEDRDTMKNDVLPDGHSDDYDSDENGWEGKEESHDEDDEDGDGDEEDDDDDDEEEEEEGKEGINEQKDEEMAQLEKEYMELQHAEQDVLKNLKRHKDEDLLIGRAVKNQKALWDKTLEFRFLLQKAFSYSNRLPQEPIKSSFCSLETGVNEAYSDLITSSQKTLDSILELQEVLLDKNPTIAQSAEGNSNGEGDEEWLRISEMQLRMASFRNKSIDKWQRKTQVTSGAASFKGRLHAFNQNISEQVALYMRDPSKMIKGMQQDRSAVAQFGNVLGSTVHNQPEVISTGGDPELLDDSDFYQQLLKEFFETVDPNSSEAAFYAVRRLQAKKRKIVDRRASKSRKIRYHVHEKLVNFMAPLPADIPPMAPKLFENLFGLKTQRPAV